The following DNA comes from Schistocerca piceifrons isolate TAMUIC-IGC-003096 chromosome 3, iqSchPice1.1, whole genome shotgun sequence.
ATCCACAGATACGTTGTTACACCCAACTATTTGCATGATAGGACTAACTCTAGTTGTGACTCATTAATACTATAGGCAAATTATACCAGAATTTTACGTTTCATGAACTGCACAACTTCCCATTTCTCTGCATTAATGATTAGTCGTCAGTATTTGCAGCAAAACGATATTCTACAAAGAGCTAACTGAACATTATTACGATTTTTATGGTATAGAATTTCCGCATAATTTGCTAAACCCTGACATCCAACTAATATTATGCGCAAAGtatttaatatataacattaacaGGAATGATCATATCACACTCCTCAGGACACGCCACATGTTACTTCAGTATCAGCATTCAAGACGACAGGAAAATTTCGATCCAGTTACAGACCTGGCTAGTTATCCCAAAGGAACAACTTTTCGTTAGAAGGCGTTTATGTACTAAAAAACTTTTGCAAAGCCTAGAAACACTGAATCAGTCTGGTTTCCTTTATCCATGTAACTAAGGATAcgaaaaaattatatttcagtaCCGCCAAAGGCTTCTgataataaatttctttattaaatACTGATTTCGGTCGTCTGATGATCTACAGGTATGATATAAGTAGATATATACAACAGTCAACATGACAAAGCTCTTATTCTGACACCAAATAAAGTAAAAGCCATCCTGCGTTACATGCTGTCAGAAGAAAAATACATCAAACGCTCAATAGTATGATATTACTTTATCTGCCGACACCATAAGAACGTTGCTACCTATGCTGTTGTAAATAACTTTTATATTCTGAAGATGAGAAGTAGACCGAAAACTAtattaaataaagaattattttatcAGCAGATCTTGGCTCTTCCCAAATtgctttttttccaaatatttacGAGCAGTTGGGCGCCACCTACAAATACTATGAGGATATTTTATGTGAAGAGTGGGAGTTACGTTTCACATCGAACTATGTTTTTGGAACCCATCCTACTTACACCACCACTGAACCAAACGCTGCAGCTCATTATGCTGATCATAATTCACTTTTTCTTACCGCAGCACTGGACGGAGATCGTACCAATGACAGCCCTGAGGCCGGGCTACCCAGAGACCCGCTATAACCACTTCACCATCAACAGCGACGAGACGTGGACACACGTGAGGCTCAACATGTTCCCTGACGGCGGAATCGCCCGgctacacctttacggggaggccAGGCCCGACTGGAAGAGGTTCAACATCAATAAGGTACATAAAAACCGCCATTGACGTTTTGCACACCGAACAAAAATCCTAGGGGGCATTACGCTAATAACGTATAACATCACCTCTGAACTTGATAAGGGCCCAGGGCcgcttcgagaacatttttccacacaagcgacttattaTTTGGCGTCCTTCACCTCCTCGCTTTCCCTCAGTATAATTTCACCCTTGTCAGATCCCTTAGTTTCCGCTACTAATTGTGAAACTCATTGTAAACAAAACCTTGTACTTGGACAACTCTGGACCCCCACTCGGCTCGGGTCCCCAAGCGACAGCTTGTGTTGCTTAGACCTTAAAAAGGTCCTGTAAGGGCCTCATTTCGGCGAGGGGAAGATCCCATAAGTTTCTTCAAGTATGACTATTCAGTTCACTGATGATTAGAACCCAAAGAGCTACCAAACAGACGTGATGTTGATTGCTACTTTTCACCCACTGTTCCTAATACTCATACCCTATATGGGATTAAGATTGGGTAATTCACTATACCAGTCGATCACCATCCATTGTCTCAGTGTTCTTCAAGTGTGACTGTATGGCTCCAGCCCACTGATTGCAGTTGTTGTCATCTTGAAAGTTAGTGTCCACACCATACTCTTCACGATAATGTACCAGAAATGAccaccaagaatgttgaaataaacatcctgcttCATGTTCACGAAGACCTGAAGGACTACAAAAAACAAATGCAATACATCACAGAATTGCATCTGCCCTCAACAACATCTTGCACACACTGCATGTTAAAGGTCTCATTGGGCCTTGCATTATTTGATAAGAGACAAAATCATTATCTGTCAGACTACACAGAATACTTCGTCAGATACTGTCCAGTGTCTATGTTGTTTGTCCAATTGAAGATCTGCAGCTATATGTACCACTTTGACCAGTGACCTTTTGCAATGTACTCGCTCCAAATGTACACTTAGCGTAGATCCCTTCACAATGATGAGTCAGAAATTGTCTGATATTTACCTGCAGCTATTTCTGCCAAATTTGAAACCTACTGTTATTGAAAAGGTGTAACACAGGTGTTTGGTTCTTGTCGGTTAGGATTTTTCTTAGACCAATTTACATGGTTGCAAGTGTTACGCCACTCCTTGTAGACATGATGGACAGTCTGTGTGTGGCCATGGACATGACTAAACACAACAGCTTATTTATACCATTGTATCTTATCTCCCTACTGACCCATCTTACAACATTGATACCAACTGATACATGCATGTCACTTCACTGGCATGACTCCATTATGATCGCAACAGTTCTACACTATCTAAACCATTCCAAAGTGCTCAATGCAGTATTTCAGATGAGGTGGCTAAAACTTTGTCTGCTGAGCTTTCAGTGTGTAATTAACACTAAGACAAAGGTATATATATTCATCAAATTTGCTTGGCCTTCTGTACAGAAGCCCCATTACTTTTCCActacactttattattattttttcaagcTTTTGGTGACAGGGAGTGCAGATGGTGGATTTTCAACATGCCAGTACCTATGGCACACACACCCTGCTGCCCTCTTCCTTGACAAATCACAAGGCATTGTTCACCTCCTGAACACATGCAAAATCTTTTCCAGCTGTTTCTGCCTTGTAGTGGTGATATAAAAATACTTGATTGAAAAGTTTGACTTCCTTGTGCTTGCTATGGGACTAAACATTACCATGCAGCAAAAGTATTTCCTTCAACACTCACCTTAGCCTCTTGTTTTGATGGTTTTTTTAGGACCTTTGACATTTTTGATTGGCTTGGAATCAAAAATCAATCAGAAGGATCATTTGTCCACCACAGAAGCACATTGCCACAACTTTTTTTCACCATCTGTTGCACTTTTAGTTCTTCCCATTTTAATTATTTTCCTATTGAAACAGGAAAAATTATTATAGCCACAACAGTTAAAGATTATCTTTATGTGATGTCTATATCTTCTATCTGCTGTGAGGAGAGAACATGCCTCACAATGCTTACCCATGATAGGATTGACTTATAATAACCCTAAAATGTTTCATGCAACTAAACTTGAGTTTTCagtataaataaatacacaaaaagtatgtaaatattaTTACATAAATTTCAGACTTCATAAAATCCTAAACAGAAACATTGAACCACAGTGATGTGTTTGCTTGAGCACTTGAGTATTGTTTCACTGCAAAAGTTGGCAGCTGGTGACACAGAAATGCAGTTTGTCCCAGttcatttgattttattttattttttcatccaGGTATCACTTCACATTTTTATAAGGTTTGTTACCACAATACAGTTCAAGTAAACATCTCAAAATATCCAATCTCTATTGACTGAAGACTTGGTAATTGATGTATGAAGAAAATATGCACATATAATAGTagattgaaaaaattgaaaaaggatATAGTAACTAATGTTTTGGGGAGCAGGAATGTGTTAATAAGAATAATGTTCATTAAGTTCATTACTCTTGGTTACACAAGATCCCATTTGTTCTATATTCACACAGCAAAGAAAGTTATATAAAACTCTGACTGATAGTAGTTTACAGTAGAGATAACTTCTCCATTGCTTATTCATAACTACAAAGCCTAGCTTATGCACTTTTGGTAATAAATGTGTACTTCCTTTTGCAGCTGGTAGATCTTTTGTTGATGAAAAATGGTGGTGTTTGCCTTGGGTATTCAGATGCTCACTTTGGTCACCCAAGGAACATAATTCGCCCTGGTCCGGGTATCAACATGGGAGATGGTTGGGAAACTGCTAGGCGACTGGACCGACCTCCTGTACTAGAAGGTAAGCAAGTTTATTGAAGTAGTCCTGAAAATTATTTTCGTGGTTCAGTGATTCATTGCCATATCATGCTTCATCAATAGGGAGAATCCAGGAAATACAGACTGAGTCAAAACATTAACAGCGGCTGTTATGATATGAAGAAAGGGATTTATTTGTCAGCTGCTGTTATCAAACTCCATTAACAGTTAGAAGATTGCAAATTAGTGTCTTGTCTACTCAGCAGAAAATttataattacaaaaatgtaatatttCTAGCTATACTATGTACCCTTTCTGCATCTACTAGAAAAAACTCTTGACCAGTCAAGTGTCAGACTTTCTTGATCTTAAACTGTTCTTTGAAATTTTCATGGTTTATCAATATCTACAAATAATTTGTATATTCTGCATCTTCGAATTTTATCCATGGTGTAGAATTATTTCTCATAGTAGTCATCATCTAGATACTGGAAAGCTCTGGGTGAATACAAAAAACTGAAGGAACAAAGATAACCACTAATAATATAGTTGAGGTGACAgcaggctgtgtgtgtgttgtgtgtgtgtgtgtgtgtgtgtgtgtgtgtgtgtgtgtgtgtgtgtgtgtgtgtgtgtgtgtgtgttttctgtttgttGTGGCTCTGTTATCACCAAGAAATGACACTGTCCAAAAGCTTAGTGACAGTTTCTCCTGGTGTATTTGCATGTTGACAGATCAGTACCTCAACTATATGGTGGGTGGTTACCTTCAGTACTTCCATtacacagtaattacactgaacagATGAAATTATATCtcaattgtagcagttgttttttGCCTCGTTGACTGATAATCACTAATTATGATCGTGTTTCTTAAGTTCCCTATTCACGTAGTCAGTATAAATCCTATGATGTATTACTCATCAGTATCTTTAATCTACAGTCAACAGTATAGATTCCATGGCCTATTTATCAAACTATTGTTTCATGATATTTCACTTTATTGCTGCTTGATATACTGCTACTATCACTGTAAGTGTTTGTCCAAAATATTGCGCTCCTCTTGAAAGATTTGAATGTTATTGCCTTCTTACAACAGCTAATCAGCTATTATACATCAGTTGTTTGGATACACATCTTAGTGATCatttctaaaaattttcttttgaaaGTCTCCCTTAATCATTTACAGTTTATTATGGATAtgtattatttttgtgtttcagaGGATACTCAAGGAATACTTCAAGTACCAGGATGTGAATGGGCCATTTTTCGCATGGGCCATCCTGGAACTATTGGTGTGGTTGAAGTTGACACAGCTCACTTCAAAGGCAATTACCCAGATTCAATAAGGATAGAAGGGGTATATTTTGATCATCAAGTGGGAGATACTGTTATGTGTGATAACAACAATGTACCATGGAAGACACTCCTTCCACCTCAAAAGGTAAATACTTTACTATGCTTTTATCATTGTCTTCAtgatcaacatcattatcatcagccATTTGGCATTTCATGCTGTTTTTTTTAGAAAGAGCCAAACTTTTGAGATTGATAAAATAACAAATTCAGGCAGACCTTGTCATCCATTCCTGTTTTCCTGTCTGTTTGAGTATTCCTTTTTTTTCTACATGTTTAACACAGGTAAAATTCATCTTATTAGAGGTACAATATTCTTACTGTTCTCAGTCCACTATAAATGACTAAGTAATTTACATACAGTTCTTCATAAATCTCACTTAGTgacaaactttcatataattttactaATGCCCTATGCATTCATATCCAATATCTTTTTAAATAGAATACATAACTCTTGATCAACAGACAGAAATTTAACTCATAAGTCCTACTTACCTTTTAGAAGTTAATGCTGAGAAATATACTGCACTTCTTTGTCAATGACTTTAACCTTCTTACAGTTTTCTTGTAATGCCAAAATTCCTTTAATATGCTGTTGTTTATGATTCATTTACTTGATTCACTTTCTTTCACTTAATCTGAGTGCCAGCTCTTAACCATTCATGACAATCATACATCAAAAGAAAGATGGGGATGTAGAAGAATATCTCAGCTAGCTTCATGGATTGATTACTTATGTAAATAGAGTACATGCATCCATTATGCAATCCTTCACAACTTCTCCCTTTACATTTTTTGAAATCCTGGTGTAATTTTCATGAGACGTTGGCAATAGATGTCAGTATCTATGTTATATTTTTGAAAAACACTCTCTAAAGCAGGATGGCACACTTAAATCTATGAAAATACTCATTtaacctgaaaatcactgcacACAAATCAGCTAACTCGCAATTCCAGCCACTACAATTTATGAATAGGTAGTTGAATTGGCCTGCACTGAGCTTAGTAAAAGTTCAAGTGAAGAACAGTCTGCACGCACTAGTATGTAACAAAATAAGAATATGGAGAAATATAGGGATGGATTTTTGGAAATATTACACAATTAAACATTTGTCTGTGTGGACAGTATGCAGCTGATGGGATGAGATCTGCTATATTCCCTAATTCCTTTACAAAAACATTTTGTGAATTTCAGGATGTGTAAATTAATTAATTTCTGCATTTTCCAATGAACTGACAACACTTTCACATCCACGCAAAtttttaaaagcaatttcattttcaatcaaaattaagttttcttttagtactcataaaCAAAACATTGAGAAAAATACTACTGTTTTGTTAAAACCTGTGGCAATCTGGATACAAAGTACATTCTCATTTTCATGAAGCTGGTCTGGATGTGCCTGATTTGTAACAATGACATCTAAAGAAGTTTATGTAGTATACCTCTATCATAAAAGTAAGTTTAGCAAGTATTTCCATTTGGTATGTTTTCTAAAGCAGCTGGAAACAGTTTTAATAAAGTTTGTAGAGTTAAGTGGAGCATAATTATCTGTGAGTGAATGTAATGTTGATTCTTTGTCAGATAGTACCAACTGAGGACACCTGAGTTGTCTAGCTTTGGATTACTTTCCCCAGTAAAACTCCCTACAAGAATTGAAAGCTGTAGTGAAAGAGTGATTTCTAGTACAGAGTACAGATTACATTTCTatgattttattgttttctttaagtATATCTCAACTTTTCTTATATCCTCATTCTTGATAGAATATAATGAATGACTGAATCACTACactagtacattcattttcgtttATATGTTACCGGTATTCTGTAGCTGTAATAACATTAGTAACATgacaaaaactttttttctttcagctATTTCCACATAAACAACACTTGTTCTCAAAGGATCACCTGAGATCAAAAGGTCCGTTCACTCATGTTCGTGTCACCATAGCACCTGATGGAGGTATAAGCCGTCTTCGTCTGTGGGGCTACGTTGAGGTGTAGACCTGCAGATTAAAAAACTTCTAATTCTGAGACTGTGATACATACATCATTACATGAGGCTACACTAAATATTGAATAAGATTTCAATTACGAAAGTTTCCGTAGTTTCAACTGAGATATTCagcttatttttgttgttgtgattgttCATCTGTCTTGAAATTAAGAAAAGGGAAGAAAACTGATAAGTCTAGTAGAACCCAAGTGAGATTACCAATCTGCTCAGATAAAACAAGAATGTTTTGGCATGCTCCAATTATAAATGAAAGAGGCTTCAGACCAGAACATGGCTCTTCTTCACATGAATTTGAACTTTAGGAAGCCTTTACTGCTTCATTGTTACTATCTAGTCATAAATTGTAAATGGCTGTGTATAAAGATTTTATATTGTAAATTATAATTTATTACATGACTTTTTTAGTGAATGGTAATATTTAAGTAATTTAAACCTTGTAAATatggaatgtaaataaaaattaaatttattgataaattaatgattttttattttttgcgtatGGTATGCTTTTCCTTTCTCACTTAGTCAAACGTCTTTAAGTCACTATGGATTAAAATATTTCAGTGGTGCAAATATAATGAAACAAAAGTGAAATCCAGCTGTTATTCTGTGTACAGCTCCTCATATGTGCAGAGATTCTTCTGAAAGAATTAACTAAATACTGCAATATATGAAAGTGAGTAGTTGATTCATTCAATATAGGGTAGGAAAATGAGGTTGCTTAAGTAGTTCTCTACATGCTGTAATTAGACTGATCTGGCATTAATAGTCCATAAAGTTATGGTGCATAGGGAAGCTGAAGTctatttctagattcttcactcaatactggttcttgaaacttcataagTAGATTTTTGCAGGATACTTCACATCCGCCTTCCAGCATcttccagttcaggtttttcagcatacTCATGATGCTCAGCCATGAGTCAAACAGATCAGTGACCATTTGCACTGCCCTTCATTGTATATCAGTATCTACTGCTAGTCCTGTTTACAATGGATCCCACATACTTAAGTAATATTCTTAGCTGGATCACACAAGTGaattgcaagcaatctcctttgtaaactgctttacctacaactgagcttaTGCAAACATTCCACTCtatatccccacaaattgttacaccaGGCATTTGCAGCAGTTATCTGATTCCAATTgccactcactgatattatagtcataggagacTACGTTCCTTCACTATATATGAAGGAGAGAATTTTATGTATCTGCAAGCCGCCAGTCTCTgactgacattgtaattttatcaaaATATACCATGGGCCTTGCCAGTGGTGGGGTGGCTTGCTTGCCTAAGTGATACAAATAGCtgtaccatagatgcaaccacaacagaggggtatctgctgagaggccagataaacatgtggttcctgaagaggggcaacagtctggattattgacagacctggccttgtaacattaaccaaaatggacttgctatgctggtactgtgaatagctgaaagaaaggggaaactaatgccataatttttcccgggggTATGCAGATTTACtgcgtggttaaatgatgatgacatcctcttgtgtaaaatattctggaggtaaaatagtccctcaccTGGATCTCCAAGTGGGAACTACtcagtgtagtgggacgaaattaagcgtcacccatccaccaaagtcagcccagtttgcaggtgactataagtttaattttttttatg
Coding sequences within:
- the LOC124789306 gene encoding allantoicase-like, with amino-acid sequence MDTQATFTQLNDLCAERNGGQVLFATDDWFAVAENLIKEDPPEWREGEFTECGKWMDGWETRRRRTPGHDWAILRLGVPGVLRGVTVDTAYFTGNFAPRFSLQAANLSRKDEACIPNRDSHIGNAATPEMMKEIQQLDSQHWTEIVPMTALRPGYPETRYNHFTINSDETWTHVRLNMFPDGGIARLHLYGEARPDWKRFNINKLVDLLLMKNGGVCLGYSDAHFGHPRNIIRPGPGINMGDGWETARRLDRPPVLEEDTQGILQVPGCEWAIFRMGHPGTIGVVEVDTAHFKGNYPDSIRIEGVYFDHQVGDTVMCDNNNVPWKTLLPPQKLFPHKQHLFSKDHLRSKGPFTHVRVTIAPDGGISRLRLWGYVEV